The Metabacillus schmidteae genome has a segment encoding these proteins:
- a CDS encoding polysaccharide deacetylase family protein — MIDKTISKGNPTISTCAFTFDDGPSKQPLEEWLEALEQFSVSGTFFFTGEWIDKHPEKARMLISRGHELASHSYHHRRMSELSKEVFLKELKETELAFQEATGQPCPNFFRFPYLNYNEQNLSWLSEWGYHSIKGNDTGDWAGIPAQKIIDNSRGFFYNGSILVLHSNDITKETPAALKQLIRSAQERGIQPVKISELIEGIGITPNYRSWKISIDIPVSESIPLHEWTIVASSQDRQRLAAETLEWRLDKIPSGKGAENQWIQHLSEPLKANHIVEDRELFSGQMKADTFWGYARFGINKDELILLDFGFKEAQADTLVDLLRWSVSIAKKAGCSKIVARQDMRRIHKMCQQMGWKSMIEADEKLSAKQLIHL, encoded by the coding sequence ATGATAGATAAAACAATTTCAAAAGGTAATCCAACTATAAGTACGTGCGCTTTTACATTTGATGATGGTCCAAGCAAACAGCCGTTAGAAGAATGGTTGGAAGCACTTGAACAATTCTCTGTATCAGGCACATTTTTTTTCACTGGAGAATGGATTGACAAACACCCGGAAAAAGCAAGAATGCTGATCTCACGCGGTCATGAACTTGCATCACATTCTTACCATCACCGTCGAATGTCAGAACTATCAAAAGAAGTATTTTTAAAAGAATTAAAGGAAACAGAACTAGCCTTTCAAGAAGCAACGGGACAGCCATGCCCGAACTTTTTCCGTTTTCCCTATCTAAATTATAACGAGCAAAACCTTAGTTGGCTTTCAGAATGGGGCTATCACAGCATAAAAGGGAATGATACAGGTGATTGGGCAGGAATTCCAGCTCAGAAAATTATCGATAACAGCCGGGGGTTTTTTTATAATGGTTCAATACTTGTTCTACATAGCAATGATATAACGAAAGAAACTCCCGCTGCACTAAAACAGCTTATTCGAAGTGCTCAGGAAAGAGGCATACAACCCGTAAAAATATCTGAATTAATAGAAGGGATCGGAATCACACCAAATTATAGGTCTTGGAAAATTTCAATTGATATTCCTGTTTCTGAATCTATTCCGTTACATGAGTGGACAATAGTAGCGAGCTCACAGGATAGACAAAGATTAGCTGCTGAAACATTGGAGTGGAGGTTAGATAAAATCCCTTCTGGAAAAGGTGCAGAAAATCAATGGATTCAGCATTTATCAGAACCATTAAAAGCGAATCATATTGTTGAGGACAGAGAGTTGTTTTCTGGACAGATGAAAGCAGACACGTTTTGGGGTTATGCCCGTTTCGGTATAAACAAAGATGAGTTAATATTGCTGGATTTTGGATTTAAGGAAGCACAAGCTGACACATTGGTAGATTTGCTGCGATGGTCAGTTAGTATTGCAAAAAAAGCAGGATGCTCCAAAATTGTTGCTAGACAGGACATGCGCAGAATTCATAAAATGTGTCAGCAGATGGGGTGGAAGTCAATGATTGAGGCTGATGAAAAATTATCAGCAAAACAATTAATACACTTATAG
- a CDS encoding VOC family protein produces MALNPYLIFDGNTREVVLYYAEVFGLEEPEFMTFGSMHSEHLPPGSEDLIMHTYLEVSGTKLMFSDNFPGTPYQVGNNITIAYVSDNESAIRDAFGKLKDDGSVKMELQETPWSKCYGSVTDKYNIHWQFSHED; encoded by the coding sequence ATGGCATTGAATCCCTACTTAATTTTTGACGGAAATACACGAGAGGTAGTCCTCTATTATGCAGAAGTGTTTGGTCTTGAGGAGCCTGAATTTATGACCTTCGGATCTATGCATTCAGAACATCTACCTCCGGGATCAGAAGACTTAATTATGCATACATATCTAGAGGTTTCCGGGACTAAATTGATGTTTTCGGATAATTTTCCTGGGACTCCTTATCAAGTAGGTAACAACATTACAATCGCATATGTAAGCGATAACGAATCTGCAATCAGAGATGCTTTTGGAAAACTAAAGGATGACGGTTCTGTTAAGATGGAGCTTCAAGAGACACCTTGGAGTAAATGTTACGGAAGTGTAACGGATAAGTATAATATCCATTGGCAATTTAGTCATGAAGATTAA